The DNA region CCCGCCTGTCTTCCCTTCCAGCCAGGAGTCTCCTCCCTGGAGTTTGAAGTTTTAGGCTCTGTCCGAAGAGGCATTCCTCCACTCTTCTTATTAGCCGCTACCCACcttcaaaaaaaattgattagTCTCAGCTTTTTCCCAACCGAGATCCGATACTTTCCTCAGGATCAAACGATCCtgaaaggggcagggggaataacccctcccccccacacacacacaacagcaaCCAAAACCCAAACCCCAGCAACAACAAAGAGGGAAAGTGGAGGTTAAAAGACTCCTAATCTTCAGGCAGAGGGACATCGAGATCACACATGGGCGTCCTCTATTCCGCAAACAAACAATGTTTCAATAAAGCCCATTTATAACGGGTAAGGAAGGCAAAACTGATTTATGCTCGATTTTCCTTCCGTGTAGTTAGAAGGCGTGGCTCCATCTGCGAGTTGTACATCTGTTCCCTTCACGTGACGTTTTCCTAAAAGCTCGAACATCTGGTCAAAATAAACCTCTTTCAGGTACCTGCTTAATTTTTCACATGTCAAAAGCCCTTCACCTCTGaagctcccctttcccccacgGCTGCTTTGTGCGTTGCGTTCCCCCgatgctttgtttcttgcctcacaatgcaaaaaaaataaaataaaataaaataaattcgtGCTCTGAAATATTAAAGTGCCAGCCCTCTCCTCCGCCCCTGTCCCCAGCTTTGACCCCCAACAATCCCAACTTTTGCTTGGATTACCAAAGGTAACATCTCACACCAGCCCAGTGTAATACTTGTGTGTTGGTTTCTGCTCCAGACCAAACAACGGAATTcgaaacaaaacacacaccagCAATTCTGGCTTATGCTAATATCTTCCCTGCTCTCGTCCCTATCAGAAACACTCCGCAGACCAGGTGTTGATAGCTTAATCGGCTAAATCCGAAAGCGAGACACTTTTATTCTGTTATTAATGTTTTCGCCTTGTTTTGCAGCGAGATGTTTTGGGGATGAAACTCAACCCTGGTCTCTTGTAGGTGTTCTCAAAGAGCGCGAGTTCAACTGGTTCAGTTCCTTTAAGGTTCAGATCACATTATAAATGTCATTACCAACGTGTTGGTTACTATACACGGACAAAGCGATGTAAATGAAAACGGTATAATCCTATCAAGGAGGACAGTAGACACAGGCGGGGCAGGGTCTCACTGCAGTTTTCCCACTGGGCTGTTCCAAACGATTTTGCTATTTTCTCTTGGGTTTTTAAAAGGCGTGTTACTATTTGTAGCTCTTTATTATTCCTACTTTGTAAAACTGTACAAAGCCTTCCAGAATTCTTATCGCTTGGCCCTTTTAAATGGTAAACTTAAAAACAGGGCAAGGGGGGAATTCGTGCAAGTGATTTTAACCTGCTCCACCTTCAAGTGACCTGCCAAATGCTCTTTCTTAGTTTATAGACATCTGGGAATTCCATACATGCCTTAAACTCCAATTACACACCTTCTTCAAAGGACACGTGCTTTGATTTGCTAAGAACATTAAGCGGACTGAAGTCTAAAGAAACTGGCGCAGAAGTTAATGTAAAATGCATCCTGTGCAATGTTTACTCCGGGCAGATTGTGTTGTTCATCAGCTAAAACAAGCTCTGGCTCGAGCTAAATGCGTGCGCCTTCTTCGCTCTTAGCCACATGCATCCCATGGCAGTTGATTCGGGTCATTTTTCCCCCCCGACTCCCAAAAGATACTAATTTATGGCAAAGCCCGCTTTTCACAAGGGGTCTGCCCCCAGTTCGCAGGGATGCAGGTGAAGTGACTGATCTTGTGAACAAGAGCACACAGGACTCTGGAGAATGGCCCCAAAGTAGCTTCCGCCTCTGCTTCTTTACGCTTCTCTTTCGATGCATTCTGAGGGTTCAGGGACCGATCCTGCTCCCCGTGGACGCCCTTTGATTGCGAAGGCACCAGGCTCCTTCCCCATCTTTTACCCTCTGTCTGCTGGTCTCTCTTTTTAACGAGAGGTTGTCCCAGCTACAACATCACCCCCGCGGTTGCTAACTGCGGTTCCCATGTGGTAGGGATCTGCACTGTATTTACCCGCCAGGTCTTCCCTATCCATACGCAGGGGCAGTGCTGTTTACCCACACCGCAGGTGAACCCCTGTTCTCTACTGAATTTTGTTTAGATTTCCATCACATTTGTTCCCCgcacgtttgtttgtttttcttaaaattacagatgcaggggaAACCGCCTGACATCATGAGAGCGGGACAAACGCTCACTTTGAAGGATTCCTGGGCAGGACTTCAAGTGAAATCATATGCCTGAGAAGAATTTGATACTGGACTAGAGAAAAATAGCTAGTTCTGAGCTTGCCAAACCGTGGAATGTGCAAAATGCTCCACTCTCTTGCACAAGGCCGAGGAGAGCGCCCTAAGAATCTCCATGGAATAAACTGAACCTCAAAATTGCGAAGCCGTGAGCTTGTTGCATTGGGCAGAGAGATACAAGCTATACATCTGGGCCCGAATTCTGGAATTTGTACTCGCTCTATTAGCCTACAGGCGTGAGTAAAGGTTCCAGGATCCGACCCCTTGCTCCCTGGCTGTCCTTGTAACGGGCATTGCGTTTGTTAGCCTGCACAACTGTCCATGGATTGCCAACAGACCACGTTTAGTCTGTTCATAGCTATGGTAACAAAACATGGGAACATTATGTATGGGAACCTCATCTATGCTACATTTTGTTCTGGAAATAATCTGTACAGCTTTGTGCCTTTCAAAAAGAATCAATCAGAAATCATAACTTTCAAAGACAGAGTCAGTTTTTGATTGCAGGAGTGCTTAACATTCCCAGAAGACGAATTAATATTTTCTTCAATAAGGCTGAATCTGATTTAATAGCTCTTGGCTCAAGTGTAGGGGGCCACACAGTAACAAAATACCAAACGGGAAAGGTCACGTTTCTAGTTTTAAATCAGGATCatcttgctatttttttaaaataaagataacgATTGATGGATCTAGACAAATAAAACAGACCCATTCTAATGGGAACAATACAAATATCGCGTATATGGTATTTGCCACCTTTTTATAGCGATCACTGCAAAAGACAGATTACATTTCATCCTAAAAAAGGTACAAGGCAAGTAAAGATAGTATATGcagtaatttaaaatgttgaaagtGACTtgattccccccgcccctcagcGTATTTCAAGTTGCTTGAAACAGTTGATGTAGATTGGGCCAAATTATGCACTCACTTATGATGGTGTCAATCAGGACAAACGACATCCAACTCAGCtgagttattctggatttttcACCAGTAAAGTGTGAGCAGAATCCCGCCCCCCATGTTATTATCCACTTGTCTGCTTTTTGATTTTTAGTAAATAATCTGTTCCGTAAATTCCCCTTTCCTTCCAAATTACCCAGCAGTTAGTTACCTATTTCTCTTTTGCAAATTTAGGACAAATTATTCTTTTCACCATAGTGATTTCTTTAGCATTTGTCATAATACTCAACACATTTTTCTGGTGAACCTTCCTCTCTCtaagagaaaaaaagcaaaagcctACAAGACATTCCTCGTTTCACCATTCGTTTACGTAAGCAAAGGTAGCAGAGTAAGCATTACCTTCTCCTTGATGGTGGGCTCTCATCATTGCTGGAGCTTTTCAAGAAATCTAAATATCAAGCGATCAGACCTTGATGGAGGGAGTCAGAAATCCACTTGGTAGGACCACCGAAAATAGCGAATCCCTCTctagcacacacaaaaatatcaCCCTTCTTTCCGATGCTTAGTGCTGGGACCACCACAACCCCAATCCAATTGTCAAAGTCCTAGCTAATCCTCTAATATAAACAAACACTGCAGGCTTTCTACTGTAAACATTGCGCGCTGGTCTAAAATATGCACGATATTAAATTCATCATACCGTTATGTCAGCAATATATGGTAATATGTGGATATGGAAACAAAAACAGTCGGGCAATAAAGTAAACTCAACCTGGGCTAAGCAAACATTACATGTTTTGAGCAAACACACCCTCTTATTTACCCTAGACATTGACTGAATCAGTTCAGCAAAAGGAAATTATAGTTTGCAACCCAAACGCCGTTTGTAAGTTAGGACTACAATTTGATCTAGAGTCTTATTTAGGAGCTAAACAGTGATCACCCACTTTCCTGTTAGTATTAGCATATTGATCACAACCtgtaatttacaaaataaaataaacaaagcatTGCTTGTCAGTGTTGTGGTTTGCTTTATATAGAAATAACAGCTATAGCTAGCTATATACATTAATCGGTGGAACACAGTACAAATACAATGCTACCGCTGACTCTACTAGAGAGAGACGGGCcattttttagtattttaaataGCTGCCCCTTCCACAATATTTTGATCATTGAAGCCCGAAGATATATTTTCCTTTACAATTGTAGTTTTACCCCACGTTAGATTCTAAACCATAAAAAGCGGAAAAAAATACAGACGAGGATGTTTCCTAAACGGCGAAGCACTCCTGTTTATAGTCAGAACAGGAAACCAGCGTTAGGCTATCGTATCCCACCCCCTCTTACAACCAAAAACAAGGCTTGTAAACCttgcaattaaaatattaaaacaccCCCTTCTTAATCAAACCCAAATATCCATTTGGTTTCTTATTCCAGCCTTTCTTTGACTTCCCCTTGTCGGTTTATGGGCCTCTTTAAAACGGATGCGCTCTtttttagttaaatcagtacaatttGCTGTGCACAGAGCGATGGCAGGGGGCATGTGCCATCTTTCTGGCTTACATTTCGGAAGCAAATGGTCTGGGAGTAGAATGCCATTACTTAGCTCGGTGGCTAAAACAATTCCGTTCTTCACTTAACGCAACATTATTTGGAGTTGTTATTAAAATAAGGAGACAGCGAATATCCGACCCCAAAGTGCAATGAGCACTAAAGTACAATAATAAAGCTGTCTCTATAAATAACTCGCCTGTGTCTGTCAGTAGCTAGTTTATTTGCGTTTTTCGCCCCGTTTGTTTATATTAGTGCCCCCTCTCTCTTGGGTGTCTTTACAGCTCAACAAGCAGGTATTTATCTCCAGCTTCAACCCAGCTTTTTTCATATAGACCAAACTTTAAGGTTCTTAAAATTTcaatcatatttatttattgcagaaAAATAATATACAATGATATTTACAAAACAACCATAAAAATATGAATGCATTTAGACACCGGATCTATCTGCATTTTAACATGGGtcatcaataaataaataaaatgtttattttttttctcagaggaaaaataataataaaaaagtaggAACCGGGTAGGTTTGTGTATAACAGTTTGAGCCCAGTTTGTTTTCCCCCTAAAAAGTTTTCATCTCTaacgtgttttgtttttttcattatgaCCATTCAAGAACGGCGAAAGTCCACAATAATGTATTTTCCTTTCATCAGTGGCTCATAGGCACGACCTCTTGGGAATGCAtgcatgcaaaaaaaattaaattccaaCATTCTTcgtcaaaattaaaaaaaaaacccaaaacactgtTCAGACTTCTATCAGAATGCAGAGATGTGTGGATTGTGCAGATGCCTATCTGGGTGGTCACTGTCCAAGCACCCttgcctctttctttctttaagtgCTCCCCACGCCCTGCTTTGAATTTGGATATAGCTCTTCTCATTTCCAAGAAAATCCTTGgcatagtttttttttattattttattttttttaatggtatccAACTTCAGAGTCTCTAGACTGTCCATTTTCTCCTTCTTTGGGAACAATGTCATCTGCAaaaacccagagagggggaggaaaggtttgttactgattctttttatttaaaaaaaaaatgtatgcagAAGAGAGCGAGCGAGCAAGCGGTGCTGTTTTGCCTGAGATACAACTAACCGTGATCCAGCACAGCAACACGATCAGGAGGAATTAAAGCACccggaggtgggggtggagtgagcGGGGGAACCATAGCAGGGGAAAGGAATTGGGAAACGCGCACTGGGAAGTGTACCAGAGACACCgattcctctttttaaaaagcgAATGTACACTGAAGGTTTGGTGGAggaataatctctctctctcacacacacacacagagcaagaaCAGGAAACCATCCGAACCCCCCACCTTCGCTCATGCAACGTTGGCTGAAGCGCCCGCGTTCCCCCTCGGAAGCCGCTTGTATGTTACACCCGCCCACGCTTTGCAAACGTCCCGAGTGGTTCTGGTGCCCGGGGTCGCTTGGCGGGGCACTGGCTGAACAGCAGGCCCCTTCGAGACGTCTCCCTCTGGGCACTCAACAAGCGGAGCCCTCCCAGATCGCCAGCATTGGGCTCGCTCGGTGCAGGCCCAGGCCCAGatatttcccagctctgccccgggGCTCCCTCCCCTTAcgatccccctccccagccccacgcGCGCAGGGATGGGCTCGCCCCCGGGCCGCGTCCTGCCTTACCTAGGTCTCCTTCCctgggggtgcgggtgggggccCCTCCCTGCTAGTGGGATGCGGACATGGACCAGGCGCCCTCCATCCTCCACACGGAGAAGGCGTAGCTGAGCCGCTCGTGGGCCACATAGCTGCAGCTGGCCATCTTGGAGTCCAGCTCGTCGCTCTGTAAGACCTGGTAGAGGAAGTCGATGTACCTGGCCGCCAGCTTGAGGGTCTGGATCTTGCTGAGCTTGTCCGAGGGCAGGGTGGGGATGATCTTCCGCAGGGCGGCGAAGGCTTCGTTCAGGGACTGGGTGCGCTGGCGCTCCCGCACGTTGGCCATGACCCGCTGGGTCTGCAGCTCCTCGTAGGACTGGGGGCTgccgccgccgctgctgctgccgccgcctccCCCGGCGCCGGACTTCTTGCCTCGCTTGCCTTGGGCCGGGCTGCACGGCTCCTCCCCGGCTCCGACGGCCGCTCCTGCGCTGCGCCGGCTGGATCTCCGCTTGCGCCCCCCTCGCTTGccgctgggctgctgctgccggTCGGGCTCCTCTTCGCTGTTGCTCAGGCTGTCGTCGGCCGGGGAGACTGGAGAGCTCGACTCGTcctgctgcatcatctctggggGGGGACACACGACGCGGGcccggaggggggcagggagaagaggggggcACCTAACCCGCCAGCTCCCCCTGGATCGCGGCTTGCGGGCCTGCGAggcggaggaggagagggaggaggacctcagttcggggggtggggggatggcaTCTGGATCCAGGAGAAAAAACCCCCCACCACAGCCCACCCCTCCCGATCCCTCCTTGGAGCCCCTTCGAGGTGTCTGGGATTGGGAGAAAGTTGCAGACTTAGAGGCTCTTATAGCTCCTGCTGGCGGAAAGTTTGGGGCAGCGGCGGTGTCATCGGCCTGACGTGGAGAGGAGGGACTTTGCTGAGCTTTATAGGGACGTTTccgctcccccttcccccagttaTGTTTCCAAACCATTCACAAGTGATCTACCCCTCTTCCTCCGTCCGTCCCTCCCTCTCGGGCTCTTCCCGTTTACACGGGCGCTTCGGGGGGCTTTGCCACTGCGCCCTGAGTCCAGTTAATAATTGGGAGCTCGGCCCTTATTGTTCGGGCTGCACTGGGCTCgttgtcccagcagcagcagcagcactagcgGCTGGGGCGTTTTGCCCCTTTCCCATGTCCCCCGTGCCATGGGCAACGGCTTGCagaactgagggagggagaagaaatgcACAAGAAGGCGCAGTGTGCGGTGCTGGCACACACACCACTCGCTCCCATCACCTCTGGTGCATGGGCTGCATTTCCGGGGGAGCCAAGGATTTCTTGGGCGGTCTGTCGTATTACGGTGATGTAATCTGCGAGGGGGAAGCCTTCTTCTATGTAAATATGGAGAAATACTGATATTAGCTCATTTCACTCATATCCTGAAGTGCTTCTTCtgccttgggggaaaaaaatacatgatTGACATAGTACTGACAAACAAACCCTTTGCATCCAGAGAGAAGTCAGTGAGGAGACTGTCTTGTACAACTCCTCACTGCTGAGATTTCATTACTAGTGATCGGGCAGTAAGTTTTCCCTCACTCCAAGACGTGTTGTGGGGTGAACAGAGCGCCAATCTGTTttacatttgggtttttttaggttTGCACACACAGGTCTTGGTCCTCCCCTCCCAGTTCCCTACCAGAAAAGCGCAGGTGCTGTGGTTTTTTAACAACACCTCAGCTGCAAACCTTAGAAAGCCTGCGTTGGAAAGCGAGGAGCTGCAATGCGACCAGTCAATATTTTAGATCACTGCCTCAGGAGAGCGCAAGGCTTTAATGCAGGGTTTACACAACAGGTTATTAGATCTCGCTTCTCAGCCGTTTGAGTGGAGTTCTCTGTCTGCCTGGGCACCTTTTCGAAAGTCAAAGAACAGGACGGTACTATGATAGCCCCGAATTTACGTAATTCGGTTGTATGTTGAGGCCGTTTGCGAGGGAGCGTTCATTGATAAAAATCGGAATCCAATGCCCTGATTTCTTTTTGCATGGCTTGAATCTTCATCGTTGGCATGCATAATAGATACTATTCTAGTTGGCGTTTAGAAATAACTGTGCAAACTGGCTACTTcgttgttattttattattataattccGAACAATGAGGTTGGACTCGCGGTTGCATTTCCCccactgatttaaacaaaaaaatgctcAGTCCTTTATAAATAGGGGTATGAAAAGCAGATGGGTCACTCACTGAGGAGTGATAAAGACACCACACAGCTCCAAGAGCTGCCTCGCACACGCTGACAAGGTGCACATGCAAAGCGCTAGTTGTCATAATTTCATTGGCTTTGCGAATATGGCACGCTACAATGACCAATAGGCCTTTCCCATTTGACATGGTCATCCTCCCTTAGAATGAGGGCTTGCCTGGGTGGGACTATTTTATCCTTTGTTCCCAAGGGATTATCTGCCCAACTCCCAGTAGTAATCTAGTACTTCTGCTTTGATGGAATCTGGCAATTCAAGAGTAACCTTTGCTAGGATGACAAcgacatttctttctttctttctttctttctttctttctttctttctttctttctttctttctttctttctttcactatGATACAGGCAGTAAAACTGTAAAGTGAGTGGTATCGGAGGGCAAAACGTAATCTAAATATTATCTAGCCCGGAAAAAATGGTgaaggaaggtggggggagggacagagagtCCTTAGTATTAGTAAGCTAGTCAAAGAGTAAAACGCTGTAGCCTAAAAGGATACAATCAAACCAGTTTTGCCTTCGCAATCATTGATCTCTGTGGCTTGGTTCTGAAAGAAGTGACCCAAATCGTTCACCAGAGCATTGAACTTCGAGCGCGATTAGTAGCGCATGGCGgtagtggatggggcaggagagtCTAGTCTGCGTGTTATTCGTTAATCCAAAGAACACGTTGAGCGGAAAAATCCATGTGAGGATCCTAAACAAACgttctttttttttccaccttaaggaaaggaaaacagtGGCTGGGGAGAAAGTGATCTTTTTGGATGGATGGACTTTAGGGTCAGTCTTCTCTATCTAACGAAAAACTCAGAGCAAGCAATTGGCCATAGCTAGCCgaataaatgttaaaaatggccaagaaaagaaaaaaaaatctcgtAACTATGGGGTTGCTGACGTGTGCCAAGATTAGTTATTTTCATATTGCAAGTCGTGTGAAATGCCCTGTTTTCTTAACCGCACAGGGAATTTTCAGCCAACAGTTGCTTTATCTGTAATTTATACCCTCCGATCTGCTATAACCATCCAACAATCGACATCAGATTGATTTTTAATAAACCACAAATCAGTTGCTAGAAAGAGAATTAAACTAAGTTCCTTAAGATATTGCCAACACAAGAACAAGTCTGGAAATCGAATGCATGTATGTTGTCACAGCATTATAAGCGAGCTGCTAGGCAGACTGGTTAGAACGGCGAAGGACTTTCCATTCTAAACCCTTCTTTTCAGCTGGtctgaaagttttcaaaaatagccTTTTGAAGTTTGAAAGTTCTCTTAATTTCGGCCCAAAGGTGAGAggttcctctgtgtgtgtgtaaagttcAGAGAGAATCAGTTCAGTATTTTTGAATTATGCAACTGCAGAGGGGCGGGGGAAGCAGAGTTTTCAACCCAAAAATATATCTTGGCCATTTTGTGTGCTTAGATAAAATGAAACTGTCTTTATTTAAAACTTGTCAGCTGGGATTCCTCAGCGCGTGGTTTCGATGAGAGGTTTGCCTGCGCGAAGACTGAAGGAAACAGTTTCTGGGCATTTATGAGATTGGCTCTTACACCGAGAGAGTATACtgctcagcacacagcagcaatgacttccttattctgtcatctgggCAACAGTTTATAACACTGTAATATTAAAATCTGTATTGCAGACGTGTAAGTGCATATTGAAATGAATAAATGGTGGAAGTTGTGTTTGCAGCAAACCGAATATTGAAAGATCAGGTCTGTGCTGGTCAGTATGACCTTGAGCTCATTTGGGTTTTAAAAACTGTCCTGGGTGGTTATGGCTAGTATTTGGATGGAAGGCCTCAAAAGGAACAGAGTCTGTGAAATGTGTACAATTTAGGCACCACCCAGTGTAGGACTACCCctgactgaaaaataaaatcagattctCCTTTGGCTTAATGGATAACCCCATTGCTTTTAGGTTTAGTGTCTCAGCGTTCAGTTATGAGTTATGGGACCATGAGAATTctagtttacatttttttaaaatccatgaaaTTCAGTGAGAAAGTATACAGATTG from Chelonoidis abingdonii isolate Lonesome George chromosome 2, CheloAbing_2.0, whole genome shotgun sequence includes:
- the TWIST1 gene encoding twist-related protein 1 → MMQQDESSSPVSPADDSLSNSEEEPDRQQQPSGKRGGRKRRSSRRSAGAAVGAGEEPCSPAQGKRGKKSGAGGGGGSSSGGGSPQSYEELQTQRVMANVRERQRTQSLNEAFAALRKIIPTLPSDKLSKIQTLKLAARYIDFLYQVLQSDELDSKMASCSYVAHERLSYAFSVWRMEGAWSMSASH